Proteins encoded within one genomic window of Girardinichthys multiradiatus isolate DD_20200921_A chromosome 21, DD_fGirMul_XY1, whole genome shotgun sequence:
- the crygn2 gene encoding gamma-crystallin N-B, with protein sequence MSQYSGKITFYEGKCFTGRKLEVRGDCDNFQDRGFMNRVNSIRVESGAWICYDHPDFKGQQYILEHGEYPEFQRWNSHNDHMGSCKPIRMHGEHYRIELFEACNFSGQCVDICDDCPFLQSRGFSKNCINSVRVYGDGAWVMYEEPNFRGRMYIVERGNYCSPNEWQAQNPNIQSIRRVVNYF encoded by the exons ATGTCGCAGTACTCTGGAAAG ATCACCTTCTATGAGGGGAAATGTTTCACTGGCAGGAagttggaggtcagaggtgactGTGATAACTTCCAGGACCGTGGCTTCATGAACAG aGTCAACTCCATCCGTGTGGAGAGCGGAGCCTGGATCTGCTACGACCATCCTGACTTTAAGGGCCAGCAGTACATCCTGGAGCACGGAGAGTACCCAGAATTCCAGAGGTGGAATTCACACAACGACCACATGGGATCCTGCAAGCCCATCCGCATG CATGGAGAACATTACCGCATCGAGCTGTTTGAAGCCTGTAACTTCTCTGGTCAGTGTGTGGACATCTGCGACGACTGTCCCTTCCTGCAGAGCCGTGGATTCTCTAAGAACTGCATCAACTCCGTCAGGGTCTATGGAGACGGAGC CTGGGTGATGTACGAGGAGCCCAACTTCCGCGGTCGGATGTACATCGTGGAGCGCGGGAACTACTGCAGCCCCAACGAATGGCAGGCCCAGAACCCCAACATCCAGTCCATCCGCAGAGTCGTCAACTACTTCTAA
- the rheb gene encoding GTP-binding protein Rheb isoform X1 — translation MPLPKSRKIAVLGYRSVGKSSLTIQFVEGQFVDSYDPTIENTFTKTMTVNGQEYNLQLVDTAGQDEYSIFPESYTIDVNGYVLIYSVTSYKSFEVVRVIHEKLLDMVGNVQKPIILVGNKKDLHMERVISYEEGKALSESWNAAFLESSAKENQTAVEVFRRMILEVEKMEGGQPQEWSPCSMM, via the exons GGAAGTCTTCTCTCACCATCCAGTTTGTGGAGGGTCAGTTTGTGGACTCCTATGATCCCACCATAGAGAACA CTTTCACTAAGACCATGACGGTGAACGGTCAGGAGTACAACCTTCAGCTGGTGGACACGGCCGGACAG GACGAGTACTCGATCTTCCCTGAGAGTTACACCATCGACGTCAACGGTTACGTCCTCATCTACTCTGTAACGTCCTACAAAAG cTTCGAGGTGGTTCGAGTGATCCACGAGAAGCTTCTGGACATGGTGGGAAACGTCCA GAAACCAATCATCTTAGTGGGGAACAAGAAGGATCTGCACATGGAGAG GGTCATCAGCTACGAGGAGGGGAAAGCTCTGTCTGAGTCCTGGAACGCTGCCTTCCTGGAGTCTTCAGCCAAAGAGAACCAG ACTGCTGTGGAGGTGTTTAGGAGGATGATCCTGGAGGTGGAGAAGATGGAGGGTGGTCAGCCTCAGGAGTGGTCTCCCTGCTCCATGATGTAG